Proteins from one Sylvia atricapilla isolate bSylAtr1 chromosome 1, bSylAtr1.pri, whole genome shotgun sequence genomic window:
- the MSRB2 gene encoding methionine-R-sulfoxide reductase B2, mitochondrial, whose protein sequence is MAAGGLGRMLGSRRLLLPLLLRRPLPSAARAAHGASDTGRLTKQAEAAAATDWKKKLTPEQFYVTRERGTEPPFSGIYLNNTEAGIYCCVCCNAPLFSSEKKYNSGTGWPSFSEAYGTCGRDESNTNIMRRPDNSLGLTRTEVVCKQCEAHLGHVFDDGPTPSGQRFCINSVSLNFKPGPGQ, encoded by the exons ATGGCTGCCggggggctggggaggatgCTCGGGAGCCGCCGCCTGCTGCTCCCGCTCCTGCTCCGCCGCCCGCTGCCGagcgccgcccgcgccgcgcaCGGAGCCTCAG ACACAGGCCGCCTCACTAAACaagctgaagcagctgctgctacagactggaaaaaaaaattgactcCAGAGCAATTCTATGTTACACGTGAAAGAGGAACTGAGCCG CCATTCAGTGGGATCTATCTGAATAACACAGAAGCAGGAATAtactgctgtgtgtgctgcaatGCCCCCCTCTTCAG CTCAGAGAAGAAGTACAATTCTGGGACTGGATGGCCATCTTTTTCTGAGGCTTATGGAACTTGTGGCAGAGATGAAAGTAATACAAATATCATGAGACGACCAGATAACTCACTGGGGTTAACTAGGACTGAAGTCGTCTGCAAACAG TGTGAAGCCCACCTAGGGCACGTGTTTGATGATGGACCCACACCTTCTGGGCAGAGGTTCTGTATCAACAGCGTTTCATTAAACTTCAAACCAGGCCCTGGTCAGTGA